Proteins encoded by one window of Luteimonas yindakuii:
- the ftsX gene encoding permease-like cell division protein FtsX has translation MSEPAAKPAKSQSGFGTWIDHHAYSVVSGLGRLLRRPWATALTIGVMAVALALPLGLLLVLGNVARLSGSVQQSQEISVFLAMDTSAERLQALERDIAARADVATVELRTPEQGLEELRTRGGLGDAIDGLGGLDANPLPAVLVVVPAMDNATLAAALGALPEAELVVHDAAWRQRLDAWMRFAARVAWVLAALLGIGALLVVGNTVRLDIQSRREEIAVLQLLGATDGFIRRPFLYQGAWYGLAAGALALGLLALAGLALQAPLAELVAGYGSGFALHGFGLPQSLAVVAGAALLGWLGAGVVTGHYLRQTRPTEA, from the coding sequence ATGAGTGAACCGGCCGCGAAGCCCGCGAAGTCGCAGTCGGGCTTCGGCACCTGGATCGACCACCACGCCTACAGCGTGGTCTCGGGCCTCGGGCGCCTGCTGCGCCGTCCGTGGGCCACTGCGCTCACCATCGGCGTGATGGCGGTGGCGCTGGCGTTGCCGCTGGGCCTGCTGCTGGTGCTGGGCAACGTGGCGCGGCTGTCGGGCAGCGTGCAGCAGTCGCAGGAAATCAGCGTGTTCCTCGCCATGGACACTAGTGCCGAACGCCTGCAGGCGCTGGAGCGCGACATCGCCGCGCGCGCCGACGTGGCGACAGTGGAGTTGCGCACGCCCGAGCAGGGCCTGGAGGAACTGCGCACCCGCGGCGGCCTTGGCGACGCCATCGACGGTCTCGGCGGTCTGGACGCCAATCCGCTTCCGGCGGTGCTGGTGGTGGTGCCTGCGATGGACAATGCAACGCTCGCCGCGGCGCTGGGCGCGTTGCCCGAAGCCGAGCTGGTCGTGCACGACGCCGCCTGGCGGCAGCGGCTGGATGCGTGGATGCGCTTCGCCGCGCGCGTGGCCTGGGTGCTGGCGGCGCTGCTGGGCATCGGCGCGCTGCTGGTGGTGGGCAATACCGTGCGCCTGGACATCCAGTCGCGGCGCGAGGAAATCGCCGTGCTGCAGTTGCTGGGCGCCACCGATGGCTTCATCCGCCGGCCGTTCCTCTACCAGGGTGCGTGGTACGGACTCGCCGCCGGCGCACTCGCGCTTGGCCTGTTGGCACTGGCCGGGCTGGCGCTGCAGGCACCGCTGGCGGAACTGGTCGCGGGCTACGGCAGCGGCTTCGCCCTGCACGGCTTCGGCCTCCCGCAATCGCTCGCGGTCGTGGCCGGCGCCGCGCTGCTGGGCTGGCT
- the ftsE gene encoding cell division ATP-binding protein FtsE: protein MGVLRFDNVSKQYSGGHVALADVSFDVGEGEMLFVTGHSGAGKSTLLKLVHLSERPSRGAVLFAERNLLRVHGRKVALHRRDVGVVFQDHRLLADRTVAENVALPLILRGLRRADIARRVRSALERLGLGERERALPTQLSAGEQQRVGIARAIVGEPRLLVADEPTGNLDPTLSAEIMTLFETLPARGTSVLVASHDLALVRRMRKRVLVLDQGRLVDDIRPEELADE from the coding sequence ATGGGCGTCCTTCGATTCGACAACGTCAGCAAGCAGTATTCCGGCGGCCATGTCGCGCTGGCCGATGTCAGCTTCGACGTCGGCGAAGGCGAAATGCTGTTCGTCACCGGCCATTCGGGCGCCGGCAAGAGCACGCTGCTGAAACTCGTGCACCTGTCGGAACGGCCCAGCCGCGGCGCGGTGCTGTTCGCCGAGCGCAACCTGCTGCGGGTGCACGGCCGCAAGGTCGCGCTGCACCGGCGCGATGTCGGCGTGGTGTTCCAGGACCATCGCTTGCTGGCGGACCGCACCGTCGCCGAGAACGTGGCGTTGCCGTTGATCCTGCGCGGCCTGCGCCGGGCGGACATCGCCCGCCGCGTGCGCAGCGCGCTCGAGCGCCTGGGCCTGGGCGAACGCGAACGCGCACTGCCGACGCAGTTGTCGGCCGGCGAGCAGCAGCGCGTCGGCATCGCCCGCGCGATCGTCGGCGAGCCCCGGCTGCTGGTGGCCGACGAGCCCACCGGCAATCTCGATCCCACCCTGTCGGCGGAGATCATGACCCTGTTCGAAACCCTACCCGCACGCGGCACCAGCGTGCTGGTGGCAAGCCACGATCTCGCGCTGGTGCGGCGCATGCGCAAGCGCGTGCTGGTGCTCGACCAGGGGCGGCTGGTGGACGACATCAGGCCCGAGGAACTCGCCGATGAGTGA
- the rhlB gene encoding ATP-dependent RNA helicase RhlB, whose product MSDKPLTDITFSEFDLHPQLLAGLEAAGFLRCTPIQALTLPLALNGRDVAGQAQTGTGKTLAFLVAVIDRLLKRPALADRKPEDPRALILAPTRELAIQIHKDAMKLDLGLKFALVYGGVDYDKQRQQLQDGADVIIATPGRLIDYVKQHKVVSLHACEMCVLDEADRMFDLGFIKDIRFLLRRMPIRTERQTLLFSATLSHRVLELAYEHMNEPEKIVVESEFITAAKVRQKVYYPSDEEKIPLLLGLLSRSEGARTMVFVNTKAFVERVARSLEKAGYRVGVLSGDVPQKKRESLLKKFQAGQLEILVATDVAARGLHIDGVSHVYNYDLPFDAEDYVHRIGRTARLGAEGDAISFACERYAMSLPDIEAFIEQKLPLEPVTAELLTALPRKPREGVELQAEEGESIGEIFREAREQRAADDARRGGPRKGGTGGAGAGRRSNGGRGSSGAAGSGERRGPRSSDDAHVAASPDAAPAAVTNGGAAAAVVTAEGAPANAGDAAAPARKRRRRRGPRKDGDAAGASAQAAAPATGEAGTAAARGPRPPRQGGTEGGATRAPRAPRESAASSATPRAPRDSAAAPAAARPAPASTQPSPSLLSRIGRGLKRLVGGSTDAR is encoded by the coding sequence ATGAGCGACAAGCCTCTTACCGACATCACCTTTTCGGAATTCGACCTGCATCCGCAGTTGCTGGCCGGCCTCGAAGCCGCCGGATTCCTCCGCTGCACCCCGATCCAGGCATTGACCCTGCCGCTCGCGCTCAATGGACGCGACGTGGCTGGCCAGGCGCAGACGGGCACCGGCAAGACCCTCGCCTTCCTGGTCGCGGTGATCGACCGCCTGCTCAAGCGCCCGGCGCTGGCCGACCGCAAGCCCGAGGATCCGCGCGCGCTGATCCTGGCGCCGACCCGCGAGCTCGCCATCCAGATCCACAAGGATGCGATGAAGCTCGACCTCGGGCTGAAGTTCGCCCTGGTCTACGGCGGCGTCGACTATGACAAGCAGCGCCAGCAGCTCCAGGACGGCGCCGACGTCATCATCGCCACGCCCGGCCGCCTGATCGACTACGTCAAGCAGCACAAGGTCGTGTCCCTGCATGCCTGCGAGATGTGCGTGCTCGACGAGGCCGACCGCATGTTCGACCTCGGCTTCATCAAGGACATCCGCTTCCTGCTGCGGCGCATGCCGATCCGCACCGAGCGGCAGACGCTGCTGTTCTCGGCGACGCTGTCGCACCGCGTGCTCGAGCTCGCCTACGAGCACATGAATGAGCCCGAGAAGATCGTCGTCGAGAGCGAGTTCATCACCGCGGCGAAGGTGCGCCAGAAGGTGTACTACCCCTCGGACGAGGAGAAGATCCCGCTGCTGCTGGGCCTGCTGTCGCGCAGCGAAGGCGCGCGCACGATGGTGTTCGTCAACACCAAGGCATTCGTCGAGCGGGTGGCGCGTTCGCTGGAAAAGGCCGGCTACCGCGTCGGCGTGCTGTCGGGCGACGTGCCGCAGAAGAAGCGCGAGTCGCTGCTGAAGAAGTTCCAGGCCGGCCAGCTCGAGATCCTGGTGGCCACCGACGTCGCCGCGCGTGGCCTGCATATCGACGGCGTCAGCCACGTCTACAACTACGACCTGCCGTTCGATGCCGAGGACTACGTCCACCGCATCGGCCGCACCGCACGCCTGGGGGCCGAAGGTGACGCGATCAGCTTCGCCTGCGAGCGCTATGCGATGTCGCTGCCCGACATCGAGGCCTTCATCGAGCAGAAGCTGCCGCTGGAGCCGGTCACCGCCGAGCTGCTGACCGCGCTGCCGCGCAAGCCGCGCGAAGGCGTCGAGTTGCAGGCGGAAGAGGGCGAGAGCATCGGCGAGATCTTCCGCGAGGCGCGCGAGCAGCGCGCCGCCGACGATGCCCGCCGCGGCGGGCCGCGCAAGGGCGGAACGGGTGGCGCAGGCGCCGGCCGCCGCAGCAACGGTGGGCGTGGTTCGTCGGGCGCAGCCGGGTCGGGCGAGCGTCGTGGTCCGCGCAGCAGCGACGACGCCCATGTCGCGGCGTCGCCGGACGCGGCACCTGCAGCCGTCACCAATGGTGGCGCAGCTGCTGCGGTCGTCACGGCCGAGGGCGCACCGGCCAATGCGGGTGATGCCGCGGCACCGGCGCGCAAGCGTCGCCGCCGCCGTGGCCCGCGCAAGGACGGGGATGCCGCAGGCGCTTCCGCGCAGGCGGCGGCACCGGCGACCGGCGAGGCCGGCACCGCTGCAGCGCGCGGTCCGCGACCGCCGCGCCAGGGTGGTACGGAAGGTGGCGCGACACGCGCGCCGCGGGCACCACGCGAGAGCGCGGCGTCGTCCGCAACGCCACGTGCCCCGCGGGACAGCGCGGCGGCTCCTGCCGCTGCGCGCCCGGCACCTGCGTCCACCCAGCCGTCGCCGTCACTGCTGTCGCGCATCGGACGCGGCCTGAAGCGTCTGGTTGGCGGTTCCACCGACGCCCGCTGA
- the trxA gene encoding thioredoxin, producing MSDKVIHAGDADFETTVLQSDEPVLVDFWAPWCGPCRIIAPALDELAESYAGRAKVVKVDIDQHQATALKYHVRSIPMLLLFKGGQVQATQIGAVGKAQLAQMIDKAL from the coding sequence GTGAGCGACAAGGTCATCCACGCCGGCGATGCCGATTTCGAAACCACCGTGCTGCAGTCCGACGAACCCGTGCTCGTCGATTTCTGGGCGCCGTGGTGCGGCCCGTGCCGGATTATCGCGCCGGCCCTCGACGAGCTGGCCGAGAGCTACGCCGGCCGCGCCAAGGTGGTGAAGGTCGACATCGACCAGCACCAGGCAACCGCGCTGAAGTACCACGTGCGCTCGATCCCGATGCTGCTGCTGTTCAAGGGCGGCCAGGTGCAGGCCACCCAGATCGGCGCGGTGGGCAAGGCCCAGCTCGCGCAGATGATCGACAAGGCACTCTGA
- the rho gene encoding transcription termination factor Rho, whose product MSENTPDAGQPGDSGDTAEKRVRKPRAPRAPRAAKADGDTPVQQALPVDAPAPSAPSAPSAPASTPSEPSAPTHNAQPGNGGNGGGGRDQDGQDNRGQGQQQGQGQDQNQGQNQGQGQGQGNNRRDRFRNRRDRQRGDRFRDDGLPQESGNEQQQAHRMPPPNIPEGFPQYSLGDLKRMPAHKLLDIAEQLNIHEGVARARKQDVIFALLKVLTRTSEGVQADGVLEILPDGFGFLRGAEASYLAGPDDTYISPSQIRRFNLRTGDHLSGRIRWPKDGERYFALNVVDTINGEPPEASKGKVLFENLTPLFPRKRFRLERGDGSTEDITGRILDLMAPQGKGQRALIVSPPKAGKTMMMQQIATAITTNHPEVHMIVLLVDERPEEVTEMQRTVRGEVVSSTFDEPAARHVQVAEMVIERAKRLVEHKRDVVILLDSITRLARAYNNVVPSSGKVLTGGVDANALHRPKRFFGAARNVEEGGSLTIIATALVDTGSAMDKVIYEEFKGTGNSEIHLDRRITEKRVYPAINVNQSGTRREDYLIEPELLQKIWILRKLLHPMDEIAAMEFLLDKMKTTKSNDEFFSSMKR is encoded by the coding sequence TTGTCCGAGAACACCCCCGACGCCGGCCAGCCCGGCGACTCCGGCGACACCGCCGAAAAGCGCGTGCGCAAGCCGCGTGCCCCACGTGCACCCCGCGCCGCCAAGGCCGACGGCGACACTCCCGTGCAGCAGGCGCTGCCGGTGGATGCGCCGGCCCCATCTGCGCCCTCGGCGCCGAGCGCTCCGGCATCCACGCCGTCCGAACCTTCCGCGCCCACGCACAACGCCCAGCCCGGCAATGGCGGCAATGGCGGCGGCGGGCGTGACCAGGACGGCCAGGACAACCGCGGGCAAGGCCAGCAGCAGGGCCAGGGCCAGGACCAGAATCAGGGTCAGAACCAGGGCCAGGGTCAGGGCCAGGGCAACAATCGTCGCGACCGTTTCCGCAACCGCCGTGACCGCCAGCGTGGCGACCGCTTCCGCGACGACGGCCTGCCGCAGGAAAGCGGCAACGAGCAGCAGCAGGCGCACCGCATGCCGCCGCCGAACATCCCGGAAGGCTTCCCGCAGTACTCGCTGGGCGACCTCAAGCGGATGCCGGCGCACAAGCTGCTCGACATCGCCGAACAGCTCAACATCCACGAAGGTGTCGCCCGCGCCCGCAAGCAGGACGTCATCTTCGCCCTGCTCAAGGTGCTCACCCGCACCAGCGAGGGCGTGCAGGCCGACGGCGTGCTGGAAATCCTGCCCGACGGCTTCGGCTTCCTGCGCGGCGCCGAGGCGAGCTATCTCGCCGGCCCGGACGACACGTACATTTCGCCCAGCCAGATCCGCCGCTTCAACCTGCGCACCGGCGACCACCTGAGTGGCCGCATCCGCTGGCCCAAGGACGGCGAGCGCTACTTCGCGCTCAACGTGGTCGACACCATCAACGGCGAGCCGCCGGAAGCCAGCAAGGGCAAGGTGCTGTTCGAGAACCTGACCCCGCTGTTCCCGCGCAAGCGCTTCAGGCTCGAGCGCGGCGACGGCTCCACCGAGGACATCACCGGCCGCATCCTCGACCTGATGGCCCCGCAGGGCAAGGGCCAGCGCGCCCTGATCGTCTCGCCGCCCAAGGCGGGCAAGACGATGATGATGCAGCAGATCGCCACGGCCATCACCACCAACCATCCCGAAGTGCACATGATCGTGCTGCTGGTGGACGAGCGTCCGGAAGAAGTGACCGAGATGCAGCGCACCGTGCGCGGCGAGGTCGTTTCCTCGACGTTCGACGAGCCGGCCGCGCGCCACGTGCAGGTCGCCGAAATGGTGATCGAGCGCGCCAAGCGCCTGGTCGAGCACAAGCGTGACGTGGTGATCCTGCTCGACTCGATCACCCGCCTGGCGCGTGCCTACAACAACGTCGTGCCGTCGTCGGGCAAGGTGCTCACCGGTGGCGTGGACGCGAACGCGCTGCATCGTCCGAAGCGCTTCTTCGGCGCCGCGCGCAACGTCGAGGAAGGCGGTTCGCTGACGATCATCGCCACCGCGCTGGTCGATACCGGCAGCGCGATGGACAAGGTGATCTACGAGGAGTTCAAGGGCACCGGCAACTCCGAGATCCACCTGGATCGCCGCATCACCGAGAAGCGCGTGTACCCGGCGATCAACGTCAACCAGTCGGGCACCCGCCGCGAGGACTACCTGATCGAGCCGGAGCTGCTGCAGAAGATCTGGATCCTGCGCAAGCTGCTGCACCCGATGGACGAGATCGCGGCGATGGAGTTCCTGCTCGACAAGATGAAGACCACCAAGTCCAACGACGAGTTCTTCTCTTCGATGAAGCGCTGA
- a CDS encoding ankyrin repeat domain-containing protein, with amino-acid sequence MPEPASTTRRDRAALYALGAGLALLAGFAPWLAMVGLWIAQPVFALAARGARVDRAAATQAVPLLLAWGGLLLATAVLVAWPLSALRQSGSLGAALGLSASAGLVLIGLWRTWPFWHALERDGGGLSTHWQALAEHDAGALRGLWLALGAGGIAGLTVVLAWPGLVDGGARWLLAALAAVWSGMAHRGLQALAPAARLPMPVIEIDMPKAVEPVIEGDVDAALYAAARAGRVDRALELLEHGADPMASPPAGERDQRALVVLAAVLPDLRLLRALIARGIDLNSACAGMTPLLAATRDSWHGRPEAVMTLLANGADPRARDHEGNTPLHHAARSTDPGVAALLRDAAAELDARNDEGLTPLGVACAACNWRLAKFLLERGAATHAVDATPALLAAARGDEDDAAGVQLLLRHKAKVDARDARGRTALHEAAFAGHSDIVAALLDAGAAPDLADANTRTPLLEAARGGRLATFEALLAAGADVHAVDAHGQGALALATLAEPSSASLVRRLVELGLDPRQADAAGRTPVEHAAAAGRWSLVALLDPAYALPASVVPDAGEADVPDRAPLVLLRDALRESRTDRLDALLALVDARELGSLLDDDEVPVTPARIDWLMAQGADPDVRADGGDTAMFRLLDRGPDAIEAVQALLRHNVSPAGAGGLARFLAACAHGDHAARALEHLALELLERGADPFAASPEGDPPLSLAVRLGWHQLLERLVATGVDLDARDGRGMTALHLAAALGREAALKALVRAGASPGMRAADGQTPLGVALAGGRRDLADWLDWRGWALPRRALQANDLPAAAMAGDADAVRRLLDLGFPVDTVDAQGCSALLRAAGGGHRAVVDLLLARGADPALAAHSGATPLSAAVSMRELDIVDRLLEAGAGHQQRLPGEVTVLMLAAALGLPDLCGRLIKAGADIHATDAQGLTALHCAALYGFTARDRPRLAALFDALLYGGAEIDAAAAGGVTPLLLLLGARAEPGTACDENVVAAVLDHLLDEGASLDAQDPRGFGPLHLAALHGLLHLARRLLRAGADPGLRDALNRVPRDIAIMRGFVDVAAELAPSHQAGGDVSMARFLRDQG; translated from the coding sequence ATGCCTGAGCCGGCATCCACCACCAGGCGCGATCGCGCGGCGCTGTATGCGCTCGGTGCGGGGCTGGCATTGCTGGCGGGCTTCGCGCCCTGGCTGGCGATGGTGGGTCTGTGGATCGCGCAGCCGGTATTCGCACTGGCCGCGCGCGGCGCGCGTGTCGACCGCGCAGCGGCGACGCAGGCCGTTCCCCTGCTGCTGGCCTGGGGTGGATTGCTGCTGGCGACCGCGGTGCTGGTCGCGTGGCCGCTGTCGGCACTGCGCCAGAGCGGCTCGCTCGGTGCGGCGCTGGGACTGAGCGCGAGTGCCGGCCTGGTCCTGATCGGCCTGTGGCGGACGTGGCCGTTCTGGCATGCGCTCGAACGCGACGGTGGTGGCCTGTCGACCCACTGGCAGGCACTGGCCGAACACGATGCCGGCGCCCTGCGCGGCCTGTGGCTGGCGCTGGGCGCGGGTGGCATCGCCGGGCTGACGGTGGTGCTGGCGTGGCCGGGCCTGGTCGATGGCGGCGCACGTTGGCTGCTGGCAGCGCTCGCCGCGGTGTGGAGTGGCATGGCGCATCGGGGGCTGCAGGCACTGGCCCCGGCGGCGCGCCTGCCGATGCCGGTCATCGAGATCGACATGCCGAAGGCGGTCGAGCCCGTCATCGAGGGTGATGTCGACGCCGCGCTGTATGCCGCCGCGCGCGCCGGTCGCGTCGACCGCGCGCTGGAACTGCTCGAACACGGCGCCGACCCGATGGCGTCGCCGCCCGCCGGCGAACGCGACCAGCGCGCGCTGGTGGTGCTGGCGGCGGTGCTGCCGGACCTGCGCCTGCTGCGCGCGCTCATCGCCCGCGGCATCGACCTCAACAGCGCCTGCGCCGGCATGACGCCGCTGCTGGCCGCCACGCGCGACAGCTGGCACGGCCGCCCGGAAGCGGTGATGACGCTGCTGGCCAATGGCGCGGACCCGCGTGCACGCGACCACGAGGGCAATACGCCGCTGCACCATGCCGCGCGCAGCACCGATCCCGGGGTCGCCGCGCTGCTGCGCGATGCCGCCGCCGAGCTGGATGCGCGCAACGACGAGGGCCTGACGCCGCTCGGCGTCGCCTGCGCCGCCTGCAACTGGCGGCTGGCGAAATTCCTGCTCGAGCGCGGTGCCGCCACCCACGCGGTTGACGCCACCCCGGCGCTGCTGGCCGCCGCCCGTGGCGACGAGGACGACGCCGCCGGCGTGCAGCTGCTGCTGCGCCACAAGGCGAAGGTGGATGCGCGCGACGCCCGCGGGCGTACCGCACTGCACGAAGCCGCGTTCGCCGGCCATAGCGACATCGTGGCCGCGCTGCTCGATGCCGGTGCCGCGCCGGACCTCGCCGACGCCAACACGCGTACGCCACTGCTCGAGGCCGCGCGCGGCGGACGCCTGGCCACGTTCGAGGCCCTGCTCGCCGCCGGTGCCGATGTGCATGCGGTCGATGCGCACGGGCAGGGCGCGCTGGCGCTGGCGACGCTGGCCGAGCCATCGTCGGCGAGCCTGGTGCGCCGCCTGGTGGAACTCGGTCTCGATCCCCGCCAGGCGGATGCCGCCGGGCGGACGCCGGTGGAGCATGCCGCCGCCGCCGGTCGCTGGTCGCTGGTGGCGCTGCTGGACCCGGCGTATGCGCTGCCGGCCAGCGTGGTGCCCGACGCCGGCGAGGCCGACGTGCCCGACCGCGCCCCGCTGGTGCTGCTGCGCGACGCGCTGCGCGAGTCACGGACCGATCGCCTCGACGCGCTGCTGGCCCTGGTCGACGCCCGCGAGCTCGGCAGCCTGCTCGACGACGACGAAGTGCCGGTGACGCCGGCGCGCATCGACTGGCTGATGGCGCAGGGCGCCGATCCGGACGTGCGTGCCGACGGCGGCGACACCGCGATGTTCCGGCTGCTCGATCGTGGTCCGGACGCCATCGAGGCCGTGCAGGCGCTGCTGCGCCACAACGTTTCGCCCGCCGGTGCCGGCGGACTGGCGCGCTTCCTTGCCGCCTGCGCACACGGCGACCATGCCGCGCGGGCGCTCGAACATCTCGCGCTGGAACTGCTGGAGCGGGGTGCGGATCCGTTCGCGGCATCGCCTGAAGGCGACCCGCCGCTGTCGTTGGCGGTGCGCCTGGGATGGCACCAGCTGCTCGAACGCCTGGTTGCCACCGGTGTCGATCTCGACGCCCGCGACGGCCGTGGGATGACCGCCCTGCACCTGGCCGCGGCGCTCGGGCGCGAGGCCGCGTTGAAGGCGCTGGTGCGCGCCGGCGCCAGCCCGGGCATGCGCGCTGCCGACGGGCAGACGCCACTCGGGGTGGCACTGGCCGGCGGTCGCCGCGACCTCGCCGACTGGCTCGACTGGCGTGGCTGGGCATTGCCGCGCCGCGCGTTGCAGGCGAACGACCTGCCGGCCGCGGCAATGGCCGGCGACGCCGATGCGGTGCGCCGCCTGCTCGATCTTGGTTTCCCGGTCGATACCGTCGATGCCCAGGGATGCAGCGCGTTGTTGCGCGCCGCCGGCGGTGGCCATCGCGCCGTCGTCGACCTGCTGCTCGCGCGCGGTGCCGACCCGGCACTGGCCGCGCACAGCGGTGCCACCCCGCTTTCGGCCGCGGTGAGCATGCGCGAGCTCGACATCGTCGATCGCCTGCTCGAAGCCGGTGCCGGCCACCAGCAGCGCCTGCCCGGCGAGGTCACGGTGCTGATGCTGGCCGCCGCGCTCGGGCTGCCCGACCTGTGCGGGCGCCTGATCAAGGCCGGTGCGGACATCCACGCCACCGATGCGCAGGGACTCACCGCGCTGCACTGTGCCGCCCTCTACGGCTTCACCGCGCGGGATCGCCCGCGCCTGGCCGCCCTGTTCGACGCGCTGCTCTACGGCGGTGCCGAGATCGACGCCGCGGCGGCGGGCGGGGTCACGCCGCTGCTGCTGCTGCTGGGCGCGCGCGCCGAACCCGGCACCGCCTGCGATGAGAACGTGGTGGCCGCCGTACTCGACCATCTGCTCGACGAAGGTGCCTCGCTGGACGCCCAGGATCCGCGTGGCTTCGGCCCGCTGCACCTGGCCGCGCTGCACGGCCTGCTGCATCTCGCGCGCCGCCTGCTGCGTGCAGGCGCCGACCCGGGCCTGCGTGATGCGCTCAACCGCGTGCCGCGCGACATCGCGATCATGCGTGGCTTCGTCGACGTTGCCGCCGAACTCGCGCCCAGCCACCAGGCCGGCGGCGATGTCTCGATGGCGAGGTTCCTGCGCGACCAGGGTTGA
- a CDS encoding YcgL domain-containing protein, which translates to MHAYVYKSQRKDDTYVYLAARDDFSVLPKGLMERLGPFRFVLDVALTPERRLAREDVATVRANLAANRFHLQMPPSAAADPLTGDWGTDA; encoded by the coding sequence ATGCACGCCTACGTCTACAAGAGCCAGCGCAAGGACGACACCTACGTCTATCTTGCCGCCCGCGACGACTTCTCCGTACTGCCCAAGGGCCTGATGGAACGGCTCGGGCCGTTCCGTTTCGTCCTCGACGTGGCGCTGACCCCCGAGCGTCGCCTCGCGCGCGAGGACGTCGCGACCGTGCGTGCGAACCTGGCCGCGAATCGCTTCCATCTGCAGATGCCACCGTCCGCCGCCGCCGATCCGCTGACCGGGGACTGGGGCACCGATGCCTGA
- the cydB gene encoding cytochrome d ubiquinol oxidase subunit II — translation MDMETVLPVIWFGVIGFGVLMYVLLDGFVLGLGILAPFAEDGHQLDQMINTAAPIWDGNETWLVLGGVGLLAAFPAAYALLLSALYLPVLLMLIALIFRGVAFEFRFKARRGRRFWGGAFAVGSLLAAFAQGVILGALVEGMPLQEGRYVGGALGWFSPFSILTGMAVVFGYALLGSTWLIVKTEGRLQQIARTLTRPLVLVVAAFMGLVSAWLPFLESQVMERWFEGNNFLWLSPVPLLVLANAVLLWRAAMREGRDAMPFLWTLCFFFLGFVGLVLGMWPNIVPPAMSIWEASSPASSQGFLLAGLVVLLPLILGYTGWSYYVFRGKIESDSGYH, via the coding sequence ATGGACATGGAAACCGTATTGCCGGTGATCTGGTTCGGCGTGATCGGCTTCGGCGTGCTGATGTACGTGCTGCTCGACGGCTTCGTGCTCGGCCTGGGCATCCTTGCGCCCTTCGCCGAGGACGGCCACCAGCTCGACCAGATGATCAACACCGCCGCGCCGATCTGGGACGGCAACGAGACCTGGCTGGTGCTGGGGGGCGTCGGCCTGCTGGCCGCGTTTCCGGCCGCCTATGCGTTGCTGCTGTCGGCGCTGTACCTGCCGGTGCTGCTGATGCTGATCGCGCTGATCTTCCGCGGCGTGGCGTTCGAGTTCCGCTTCAAGGCCAGGCGTGGCCGCCGCTTCTGGGGCGGCGCCTTCGCGGTCGGCTCGCTGCTGGCCGCCTTCGCGCAGGGCGTCATCCTCGGTGCACTGGTGGAAGGCATGCCGCTGCAGGAAGGCCGTTACGTCGGCGGGGCGCTGGGGTGGTTCAGCCCGTTCTCGATCCTGACCGGCATGGCGGTCGTGTTCGGCTACGCGCTGCTGGGCAGTACCTGGCTGATCGTCAAGACCGAGGGCCGGCTGCAGCAGATCGCCCGCACGCTCACCCGGCCGCTGGTGCTGGTGGTCGCGGCCTTCATGGGGCTGGTCAGCGCGTGGCTGCCGTTCCTCGAGTCGCAGGTCATGGAGCGCTGGTTCGAGGGCAACAACTTCCTCTGGCTGTCGCCGGTGCCGCTGCTGGTGCTGGCCAATGCAGTGCTGCTGTGGCGCGCGGCGATGCGCGAGGGGCGCGATGCGATGCCGTTCCTGTGGACGCTGTGCTTCTTCTTCCTGGGTTTCGTCGGGCTGGTGCTGGGCATGTGGCCCAACATCGTGCCGCCGGCGATGTCGATCTGGGAGGCATCGTCGCCGGCATCCTCGCAGGGCTTCCTGCTGGCCGGGCTGGTCGTGCTGCTGCCGCTGATCCTCGGCTACACCGGCTGGTCGTACTACGTGTTCCGCGGCAAGATCGAGTCGGATTCCGGTTACCACTGA